One window of the Arthrobacter sp. D5-1 genome contains the following:
- a CDS encoding SDR family oxidoreductase produces MSFSDYTTAFVTGASTGMGAAIAERLTKRGLTVHAVARNEERLAELADRTGAVPHVVDLTDTAALAAVVSDLKVDVLVNCAGVSRPGNILDSSEADIDELVDVNLRGLLQLTRLVLPGMVERDLGHVINISSIAGTYNFYGHTVYHATKAAVHQISRQLRNDTVGKRIRVTEICPGRVETEIFGRNMGGTPEAMKEAWETYYEGYESLTTDDIVNALDYAIETPRHVNVGMLELMPTFQVPGGLTFDRR; encoded by the coding sequence ATGTCTTTTTCTGACTACACCACAGCCTTCGTCACCGGAGCTTCAACCGGCATGGGTGCAGCCATCGCCGAGCGCCTGACCAAGCGCGGACTGACCGTCCACGCCGTGGCCCGGAACGAGGAACGCCTCGCCGAACTGGCCGACCGAACCGGAGCAGTCCCGCACGTGGTGGACCTGACCGACACGGCCGCGCTGGCCGCCGTCGTGAGCGACCTGAAGGTGGACGTCCTGGTGAACTGCGCCGGAGTATCCCGGCCCGGCAACATCCTGGACTCGTCTGAAGCGGACATTGACGAACTGGTGGACGTCAACCTTCGCGGCCTGCTGCAGCTTACGCGCCTGGTGCTGCCGGGCATGGTGGAGCGCGACCTCGGCCACGTCATCAACATCAGCTCGATCGCCGGTACCTACAACTTCTACGGCCACACGGTCTACCACGCCACCAAAGCCGCAGTGCACCAGATCTCCCGGCAACTGCGCAACGACACCGTCGGCAAGCGCATCCGTGTCACCGAGATCTGCCCGGGCCGGGTGGAGACCGAGATCTTCGGCCGCAACATGGGCGGCACGCCCGAGGCCATGAAGGAAGCATGGGAGACCTACTACGAAGGCTACGAGTCCCTCACCACGGACGACATCGTCAATGCCCTGGACTACGCCATCGAAACGCCGCGCCACGTCAACGTGGGCATGCTCGAACTCATGCCGACGTTCCAGGTGCCCGGCGGCCTGACGTTTGACCGGCGCTGA
- a CDS encoding MFS transporter gives MTASTNAAPVQHERLTSRQTRKVVTAGCVGIFVELYDNGIFAFMAGTLALVFLAPGNPDNALLFVFAGYAVSFFVRPLGAVVCGYLGDRIGRQKLLVFVILLISVATAGIGLLPPYAAIGIAAPILLVLMRLLQGFSVGGEAAGAMTFLAEHAPEGKRGIITSYAQIASFAALLTGTLVAYSMSPWLTQAAIDGGGFGSFAWRIPFLVAIPMGIIGWYIRKAISDTPNFEKLKEEGGLSKNPLKEAFQSKEHRRAMLLALFIPLMNGSGYYVLFSYMPTFLKGKQLNFTIGEALLVTACSLVVICIAIPFMGALSDRVGRKKVIAGSAIAMAVLGIPSYALIATGEMGLAILGASIMAVVFAGHTAVIHILIVELFPTRVRYSAYGLGYNISSALFGGTAPLLMTWLIGSTGNIYMPAFYAVVTALGTLIAVSTVKDRAHEPLRDA, from the coding sequence ATGACCGCAAGCACCAACGCTGCGCCAGTGCAGCATGAGCGGCTTACGAGCCGTCAAACCCGCAAGGTCGTCACCGCAGGTTGTGTTGGCATCTTCGTGGAACTGTACGACAACGGCATTTTTGCCTTCATGGCGGGAACGCTGGCGCTCGTCTTCCTGGCCCCGGGCAACCCGGACAACGCCCTGCTTTTCGTGTTCGCAGGCTACGCAGTCTCGTTCTTCGTTCGCCCGCTCGGCGCTGTTGTGTGTGGCTACCTTGGCGACCGGATCGGCAGGCAAAAACTCCTGGTCTTTGTCATCCTCCTGATCAGTGTCGCCACCGCCGGCATCGGCCTGCTGCCCCCGTACGCAGCCATCGGCATCGCCGCTCCCATTCTTTTGGTCCTCATGCGGCTCCTGCAGGGCTTCTCCGTTGGCGGTGAGGCCGCCGGCGCCATGACCTTCCTCGCCGAGCACGCCCCCGAAGGCAAGCGCGGCATCATCACCTCCTACGCACAGATCGCATCCTTCGCTGCACTGCTCACCGGTACCCTGGTGGCTTATTCCATGTCGCCGTGGCTCACCCAGGCAGCTATTGACGGCGGCGGCTTCGGCTCCTTCGCATGGCGCATCCCGTTCCTGGTGGCAATCCCCATGGGCATCATCGGCTGGTACATCCGCAAGGCCATCAGCGACACCCCCAACTTCGAAAAGCTGAAGGAAGAGGGCGGCCTCTCCAAGAACCCCCTCAAGGAAGCCTTCCAGTCCAAGGAGCACCGCCGCGCCATGCTCCTGGCCCTCTTCATCCCGCTGATGAACGGCTCCGGCTACTACGTCCTCTTCTCCTACATGCCCACGTTCCTCAAGGGCAAGCAACTGAACTTCACCATCGGCGAAGCCCTCCTCGTCACCGCCTGCAGCCTGGTGGTCATCTGCATCGCCATCCCGTTCATGGGCGCACTGTCCGACCGTGTTGGCCGCAAGAAGGTCATCGCCGGCTCCGCTATCGCCATGGCAGTCCTTGGCATCCCGTCCTACGCCCTCATCGCCACAGGCGAAATGGGCCTGGCCATCCTGGGTGCCTCCATCATGGCCGTCGTGTTCGCCGGCCACACCGCAGTCATCCACATCCTGATCGTTGAGCTCTTCCCCACCCGTGTCCGCTACTCGGCATACGGCCTCGGATACAACATCTCCTCCGCGCTTTTCGGTGGCACCGCCCCGCTGCTCATGACTTGGCTCATCGGCAGCACCGGCAACATCTACATGCCCGCGTTCTACGCAGTCGTCACGGCCCTTGGCACGCTGATCGCGGTCAGCACCGTCAAGGACCGTGCACACGAACCGCTGCGTGACGCCTAG
- a CDS encoding biotin-dependent carboxyltransferase family protein, whose amino-acid sequence MTGEILIQQPGNSVVTDLGRTRGPRFGLPVNGALDQYSARAANILAGNLDNDPLVEITALDFRMKATADILIAVTGAPLTLTVGGRPSSQWEPVSVRAGETVSIRGIHRGLRAYLAIHGSIEAETLLDSAAPDTVVGFGLQLREGTTLVTRRSVGPVRQPYFDLPLFRLGLERPSMDSDLSVDVTDGPDVAEFGESGELLFTSEYTVSGRSNHIGLRLGGELPERTSSGEVLSRGVPVGAVEVPSREELLVLHRGRGVTAGYPVLAVVTSTGLDVLAQARPGDKVRFRKTTVAEATAAHRRSRAQLETLRESVNTVFGLLGIGCRPQWQDLPVAACS is encoded by the coding sequence ATGACCGGCGAAATCCTGATCCAACAGCCGGGCAACTCCGTCGTCACAGACCTCGGCCGGACCAGGGGACCCCGCTTCGGCCTTCCCGTCAACGGTGCACTGGACCAGTACTCCGCCCGGGCAGCCAACATCCTGGCAGGCAACCTTGATAACGATCCGCTGGTGGAAATCACAGCACTGGACTTCCGGATGAAGGCCACCGCTGACATCCTGATCGCGGTCACCGGTGCTCCCCTCACGCTGACCGTGGGCGGCCGTCCGTCCAGCCAGTGGGAACCTGTCTCCGTTCGCGCAGGAGAAACCGTCTCCATCCGCGGCATCCACCGGGGACTGCGCGCCTACCTCGCGATCCACGGCTCCATCGAAGCGGAGACGCTGCTGGACAGCGCCGCCCCCGACACGGTGGTGGGCTTCGGACTTCAACTGCGGGAAGGAACCACACTCGTCACACGCCGCAGTGTGGGACCGGTACGCCAGCCGTACTTCGACCTTCCCTTGTTCCGGCTCGGCCTTGAGCGGCCAAGCATGGACTCAGACTTGTCGGTCGATGTGACCGACGGGCCGGACGTCGCCGAATTTGGCGAATCCGGTGAACTGCTCTTTACCTCCGAGTACACCGTCAGCGGACGCAGCAACCACATCGGCCTGCGGCTCGGCGGAGAACTTCCGGAAAGAACCTCAAGCGGTGAGGTGCTTTCCCGCGGTGTCCCAGTGGGCGCCGTCGAGGTCCCCTCAAGGGAAGAGCTGCTGGTACTGCACCGGGGACGCGGCGTCACCGCCGGGTATCCCGTACTCGCAGTGGTCACCAGCACCGGACTGGATGTCCTGGCCCAAGCACGGCCAGGGGACAAGGTCCGTTTTCGGAAAACCACAGTGGCAGAAGCAACTGCCGCCCATCGGCGCTCGCGGGCCCAACTCGAAACACTCCGCGAATCCGTCAATACCGTCTTCGGACTCCTCGGCATCGGATGCCGTCCCCAGTGGCAGGACCTACCGGTTGCGGCATGCAGCTAA
- a CDS encoding carboxyltransferase domain-containing protein, with product MPVLTAAPTEIYESGDSALRVVAISEAREDNWLTVHRLADWLESCGAEGLHGAVPTYDSVLVEFDPVLVSARQVRAFVKLGLTELGRSEGAHSAPREFDVPVVYGGEYGPDLGKVAEHQGISTAEVIRLHTEKTYIVRCLGAPAGSPMLDGPAFPRPVPRLKDPRLSVPAGAVAVAGRQAVIAPAVAPGGWCVIGQTPLSVLNIRREPLVPYKPGDVLRFRQIRTEDFGQYTGMELEPRELRP from the coding sequence ATGCCGGTACTCACAGCAGCCCCGACTGAGATCTACGAGTCCGGCGATTCCGCGCTGCGTGTCGTGGCGATCTCGGAGGCCCGCGAAGACAACTGGCTCACCGTGCACCGGCTGGCAGACTGGCTGGAAAGCTGTGGCGCAGAAGGTCTTCACGGTGCTGTCCCCACCTACGACTCCGTGCTGGTGGAGTTCGATCCTGTCCTCGTTTCAGCCCGCCAGGTCCGCGCGTTCGTGAAGCTGGGGCTCACCGAGCTTGGCCGCTCCGAGGGTGCCCATTCAGCTCCCCGCGAGTTCGACGTCCCCGTAGTGTACGGCGGAGAGTACGGACCGGACCTCGGGAAGGTTGCCGAACACCAAGGCATTTCCACCGCTGAAGTCATCCGCCTGCACACGGAAAAGACCTACATTGTCCGCTGCCTGGGTGCCCCCGCAGGCTCGCCCATGTTGGACGGTCCCGCATTTCCCCGTCCCGTACCGCGGCTGAAGGACCCCCGGCTGAGCGTGCCTGCAGGTGCGGTGGCCGTGGCCGGCCGCCAAGCGGTCATCGCTCCGGCGGTAGCCCCTGGGGGATGGTGCGTCATTGGCCAGACTCCGCTGTCCGTGTTGAACATCCGACGCGAGCCACTGGTGCCGTACAAGCCGGGCGACGTCCTCCGTTTTCGACAGATCCGTACCGAAGACTTCGGCCAGTACACCGGGATGGAATTGGAACCACGGGAGCTTCGGCCATGA
- a CDS encoding 5-oxoprolinase subunit PxpA, producing the protein MNPTIDLVADLGEGFGAYTIGDDSELLEIVSSANIACGFHAGDPDIMAATVAECVRRGVGIGAHPSFPDLRGFGRRDMGLSAAEVQNDVLYQLGALNGFAAFHGTRVTHLAPHGRLGNLVAVRADYAKAVAEAAARVDNELIVVAQEGELAKASREAGLNVAIVGIVDRAYQEDGTLVPRSQPGAVLHDPAEIVERTLRMVVEGKIRCANGADMDIDVDTVLLHGDNPGAVELARLIRSELISAGVRIAPLAEVMDAKRKAA; encoded by the coding sequence GTGAACCCGACAATTGATCTTGTAGCGGATCTTGGAGAGGGATTCGGCGCGTACACCATCGGCGACGATTCCGAACTCCTGGAGATCGTTTCAAGCGCAAATATCGCATGTGGGTTCCACGCCGGTGATCCGGACATCATGGCCGCCACTGTTGCCGAATGTGTTCGCCGCGGAGTCGGCATCGGAGCACACCCGAGCTTCCCTGATCTGCGCGGCTTCGGCCGCAGGGACATGGGCCTCTCCGCAGCAGAGGTTCAGAACGATGTCCTCTACCAACTCGGCGCCTTGAACGGTTTCGCCGCATTCCACGGGACAAGGGTCACGCACCTCGCACCGCACGGCCGGTTGGGCAACCTCGTCGCTGTCCGCGCCGACTACGCCAAAGCAGTGGCAGAAGCCGCAGCCCGCGTGGACAACGAACTCATCGTGGTGGCACAGGAAGGCGAACTGGCCAAGGCCTCACGCGAAGCCGGCTTGAACGTTGCCATCGTTGGCATCGTGGACCGGGCGTACCAGGAAGACGGCACGCTGGTTCCCCGCAGCCAGCCCGGCGCTGTCCTGCACGATCCTGCTGAGATCGTGGAGCGGACCCTGCGCATGGTGGTTGAGGGCAAGATCCGCTGCGCCAACGGTGCCGACATGGATATCGACGTCGATACCGTCCTCCTCCACGGAGACAACCCCGGCGCCGTTGAACTGGCCCGGCTGATTCGTTCGGAGCTCATCTCGGCCGGCGTCCGCATCGCCCCTCTGGCAGAGGTCATGGACGCCAAGAGGAAGGCAGCCTGA
- a CDS encoding LysR substrate-binding domain-containing protein encodes MDTRKLSYFVQIVDSGSITKAAAALHVAQPALSQQVSALENDLKQRLLIRSKQGVEPTAAGHTLYRHAQSILRLVEQARQDVASSGAAPSGRVSIAIAPYSMASSLTPHIISEVGRRYPDIVVHLTEIFGGVLSEAIKNGRLDMALIYEPGKIRGVQFTTMIVEDLHLVVHPDMDVAQGSASQDTVTLKEASTVGLFLPEKNHTLRQLIEKGLSEQDLPLRLVGEVESVPSLTRLIRANLGGTVLPKSAADALFPEQDFKVLRIVEPGLQSKIALCTPDHEPLSEAASAVLLVVKEMLHQQLINKYGTDPVQLPAHP; translated from the coding sequence ATGGACACGCGGAAGCTCTCGTACTTCGTGCAAATTGTCGACTCGGGGAGCATAACGAAGGCCGCTGCGGCGCTGCATGTAGCCCAGCCGGCCCTGAGCCAGCAGGTGTCTGCGCTTGAGAACGACCTCAAGCAGCGCCTGCTGATCCGTAGCAAGCAAGGCGTGGAACCTACAGCCGCCGGACACACCCTTTACCGTCACGCGCAGTCGATCCTGCGCCTGGTTGAGCAGGCCCGTCAGGACGTTGCCTCCTCCGGCGCTGCGCCATCGGGCAGGGTTTCCATCGCCATCGCGCCCTACAGCATGGCATCCAGCCTGACACCGCACATCATCAGCGAAGTAGGCCGCCGCTACCCCGACATCGTGGTCCACTTGACCGAGATTTTTGGCGGCGTCCTGAGCGAGGCCATCAAGAACGGCCGCCTTGATATGGCGCTGATCTACGAGCCGGGAAAGATCCGCGGCGTCCAGTTCACCACCATGATCGTGGAGGACCTTCACCTGGTGGTCCACCCCGACATGGACGTGGCCCAAGGCAGCGCCAGCCAGGACACCGTCACGCTGAAGGAAGCCAGCACCGTGGGGCTTTTCCTTCCCGAGAAGAACCACACCCTGCGCCAGCTCATAGAGAAAGGCCTGTCGGAGCAGGACTTGCCGTTGCGGCTGGTGGGCGAGGTGGAGTCTGTCCCTTCGCTGACCAGGCTCATCCGGGCCAACCTGGGTGGCACCGTACTGCCGAAGTCAGCCGCCGACGCGCTCTTCCCGGAGCAGGACTTCAAAGTGTTGCGGATCGTCGAACCGGGCCTGCAGAGCAAGATCGCCCTCTGCACTCCGGATCATGAGCCCCTGTCCGAGGCGGCCTCGGCTGTGCTGCTGGTGGTCAAGGAGATGCTGCATCAACAGCTCATCAACAAGTACGGAACGGACCCCGTCCAGCTGCCCGCCCATCCATAA
- a CDS encoding 4-carboxy-4-hydroxy-2-oxoadipate aldolase/oxaloacetate decarboxylase has protein sequence MIHVKTKFERPDADVVSRLAKFSSATIHEAQGRRGALSSKIKPIDRSMSFCGPAVTVACAPQDNLMLQVAIHYAQAGDVVLVGAQEMAEAGTFGDVLGNAMKAKGVAAMVTDSGVRDTQDLIELGLPVFSSSVSIKGTVKETLGPINHPIVFGDEIIYPGDILRGDADGVVVVRREEAEEVIALSQARDDHERELIKLYHDGGNTIELCGLTEKLKEKGLLVED, from the coding sequence ATGATCCACGTCAAAACCAAGTTCGAGCGCCCCGACGCTGACGTCGTCAGCCGCCTCGCAAAGTTCTCCTCTGCCACGATCCACGAAGCCCAGGGCCGCCGCGGCGCGCTGAGCTCCAAGATCAAGCCGATCGACCGCTCCATGTCCTTCTGCGGTCCGGCAGTCACTGTGGCCTGTGCTCCGCAGGACAACCTCATGCTCCAGGTCGCCATCCACTACGCCCAGGCTGGCGACGTCGTCCTGGTAGGGGCGCAGGAGATGGCCGAGGCCGGCACGTTCGGTGACGTCCTGGGCAACGCCATGAAGGCCAAGGGCGTCGCCGCCATGGTCACCGATTCAGGCGTCCGCGACACACAGGACCTGATCGAGCTGGGCCTGCCTGTCTTCTCGAGCAGCGTCAGCATCAAGGGCACGGTCAAGGAAACGCTCGGCCCCATCAACCACCCCATCGTCTTCGGCGACGAGATCATCTACCCCGGTGACATTCTCCGCGGCGATGCCGACGGCGTGGTGGTGGTCCGCCGCGAAGAGGCTGAGGAAGTCATCGCCCTCTCCCAGGCGCGCGACGACCACGAGCGCGAGCTCATCAAGCTCTACCATGACGGCGGCAACACCATCGAGCTCTGCGGCCTCACGGAAAAGCTCAAGGAAAAGGGCCTCCTGGTCGAGGACTGA